Proteins encoded within one genomic window of Chloroflexaceae bacterium:
- a CDS encoding DUF11 domain-containing protein has product RLTYTLRVRNVGNRGATGVEVRDTLPAGVSFVEASDGGTESGGVVAWPPFDLPGGAEVVRTVTVQVANPFVDPGGAIINVAAAGDDGANGADPTPANNTASDTDYVRPDLALTKSDGGASAEPGGLIRFLLSYTNTGGINVTGVTLRERVPLNTSFDASLAENAGWTCAPDASAGSECVYTVGDLPAGASDTVSFVVRVNNPLPAGVTEVVNAARISDDGARGPDRDSADNQASDSTPVSAAPDLRLSKSTGGVAPMPGRPLPYRLDYRNVGNQEATGVVIRETVPDNTSFSAAGSSAGWSCRDGAPAGSTCLFNLGSVPAGTGGDVTFTVVVDDPVPPGVTVIVNMASISDDGANGGDPTPDNNSATVNSPFSPTAVTLVHFSATRADEGVVVRWTTGIEIDTAHFRIYRSETATRAGAIQIAEVVSRGNATGGASYRVVDTDAEAGRNYWYWLVEVETDGDETVYGPVRLAGGLSGGFQVYLPLLRR; this is encoded by the coding sequence AAGGCTGACCTACACCCTGCGCGTGCGCAACGTGGGCAACCGCGGGGCCACGGGAGTGGAGGTGCGTGATACGCTGCCCGCTGGTGTGAGCTTCGTGGAGGCCAGCGACGGCGGCACGGAGAGTGGGGGGGTAGTTGCCTGGCCGCCCTTCGACCTGCCTGGCGGCGCGGAGGTTGTTCGCACCGTCACCGTGCAGGTAGCCAATCCTTTCGTTGACCCCGGTGGAGCAATCATCAACGTCGCCGCCGCTGGCGACGACGGGGCCAATGGCGCTGACCCGACCCCGGCCAACAATACAGCCAGCGACACCGACTACGTGCGGCCCGACCTGGCGCTGACCAAGAGCGACGGCGGGGCCAGCGCCGAGCCAGGTGGCCTGATCCGCTTCCTGCTCTCCTATACCAACACCGGTGGCATTAATGTCACCGGAGTGACCCTGCGCGAGCGGGTGCCGCTGAACACCAGTTTCGACGCCAGTCTGGCCGAGAATGCCGGCTGGACCTGCGCCCCTGATGCCAGCGCGGGCAGCGAGTGCGTCTACACCGTGGGCGACCTCCCTGCGGGCGCTTCGGACACGGTCAGCTTCGTGGTGCGGGTGAACAACCCGCTGCCAGCGGGGGTGACCGAGGTGGTCAACGCGGCGCGTATCAGCGACGATGGCGCGCGGGGACCCGACCGCGACTCCGCCGATAATCAGGCCAGCGACTCCACGCCGGTGTCTGCGGCGCCCGACTTGCGCCTGAGCAAGAGCACGGGCGGCGTCGCGCCAATGCCGGGGCGCCCCCTGCCCTACCGGCTGGATTACCGCAATGTGGGCAACCAGGAGGCCACAGGAGTGGTCATCCGCGAGACCGTGCCGGACAATACCAGCTTTAGCGCCGCAGGCAGCAGCGCAGGCTGGAGTTGCCGGGATGGCGCTCCGGCGGGCAGCACCTGCCTCTTCAATCTGGGCAGCGTGCCCGCGGGAACCGGCGGCGACGTGACCTTCACCGTCGTTGTGGACGATCCCGTGCCTCCCGGTGTGACCGTGATCGTGAACATGGCCAGCATCAGCGATGATGGGGCCAACGGCGGCGATCCGACGCCCGATAACAACAGCGCGACGGTGAACTCGCCGTTCAGCCCCACGGCCGTCACCCTGGTGCACTTCAGCGCCACGCGCGCCGATGAGGGCGTGGTGGTGCGCTGGACCACAGGGATCGAGATTGACACGGCTCACTTCCGGATCTACCGCAGCGAGACGGCGACGCGCGCCGGGGCGATCCAGATTGCCGAGGTGGTGAGCCGGGGCAACGCGACCGGCGGCGCAAGCTACCGCGTGGTTGACACTGACGCCGAAGCGGGCCGAAATTACTGGTACTGGCTCGTGGAGGTGGAGACCGACGGCGACGAGACCGTCTACGGTCCGGTACGGCTCGCTGGCGGTCTCAGCGGAGGCTTCCAGGTCTACCTGCCACTGTTGAGACGGTGA
- a CDS encoding GAF domain-containing protein produces MSQIPAAPYPYPPLNTARLVELTHAANLRDLERRAEMLLAEAFPEATSSLVWADVPVKAEVNDALLVRTRHGALGSERTFIEVALPLQAAGQVVGRLIVRPEYLSPEREQWLKLFAALLASAFLALQGAQHIAPPSLEQRRASLRERLHLLRGEGDTDALLADLTALVQQTCGMPVVYWALRYRGNEWVEMRYLLTPTRAERPRLFWRIQAGLSSKAIEMGQAIETDNYLYACNELGVTPVIHPGLPTSYAWHALPLQDRGTVLGVLVVFSDRPELRLAPEDRELLHWLAGEAAGIVHVALRHERAVEEVRRRQALNQITRRLTSSLDPERVIELIVEQAPVLLDAEESSLLLLDEQTGELEFRYAAGPAGHRLLGQRLPAGKGVAGYVVSSGQPTIVNDTQSDGRFYRAMDGDSGFQTRSILAVPLHGIDGVKGVIEVLNRHDNAPFVEDDRVLLEALADHAMIALENARRFASVDRALARRAQELDRSNERLRAILRASNMLRVEQQADVLASQIAEIVSASSGFRLASVALVQRQRTTEPALRLAAVAGFAKPSSAPFVTLAQFSALLRAENARGSLTYLIEDGTGAELELWPFPTPVSAVAATAETPPREIWRNGDVLVCLLRNSRNELLGALALGDPEDGLRPSPEQVQILEILANQAASAIENAYLYAAQQHNLSRMTALNGFARALSTTLRSPQQILALTASGMLEMSGARWATVFLPDPAAPALERAFHTGAPCTAVAEAEQLARQASMARRPLSRLPAPDHEGMLAVPLRGAGTTLGAICIGFEAGLPDTGDVESLALFASQAASAIDGLHLLAQVRRGHDQLASIMASTREGMLLVDETGQVAVVNSAFYHLASVETWASVPTDLTGMPMAEILERWQATAPFPPHEFALLADGLAAVAGGRDSFVVGQFNGPGPGLQALEWTVLRVTNEGDLAHREMAAPGPGWPILLTVRDITAAKVAERLRQDLASMMVHDLRSPLTSIITSIDMILRGVVGGVSDKQREILKICLASAQNLLNLISMLLDISRLEDGAMPIELSSIEVAPLVQRALETVRPIAQDKRITIEVLCDPDMPRVCADAELILRVLQNLLDNAVKYSPADERVLLTVSLHEPSLVRFSIRDNGIGIKASDLETIFVKFAQAGNQRQKGSGLGLTFCKLVVEAHGGRIWVESAPGKGSTFHFTLPVASRDDVAHASDSGVQS; encoded by the coding sequence ATGAGCCAGATCCCCGCAGCGCCATACCCGTATCCGCCTCTCAACACTGCCCGGCTGGTAGAGTTGACCCATGCCGCTAATCTGCGCGATCTGGAGCGGCGGGCGGAGATGCTGCTGGCTGAGGCTTTTCCCGAGGCCACGAGCAGCCTGGTCTGGGCTGACGTCCCGGTGAAGGCCGAGGTGAATGACGCATTGCTGGTACGCACCCGTCACGGAGCGCTCGGATCGGAAAGAACGTTCATCGAGGTGGCGTTGCCCCTGCAAGCTGCCGGCCAGGTCGTTGGCCGGTTGATCGTGCGCCCCGAATATCTCAGCCCGGAGCGAGAACAGTGGCTTAAGCTGTTCGCAGCCCTGCTCGCCTCCGCCTTTCTGGCCCTGCAGGGCGCGCAGCATATAGCGCCCCCGTCGCTGGAACAACGGCGAGCGAGCCTGCGTGAACGGCTGCACCTGCTACGCGGCGAAGGGGACACCGATGCGCTCCTGGCGGACCTGACAGCCCTGGTGCAGCAGACCTGCGGTATGCCGGTGGTGTACTGGGCTTTGCGCTACCGGGGGAACGAATGGGTCGAGATGCGCTACCTGCTCACCCCTACTCGCGCCGAGCGCCCGAGGCTTTTCTGGCGCATTCAGGCCGGTCTCAGCAGCAAGGCCATCGAGATGGGTCAGGCCATCGAGACTGATAATTACCTGTATGCGTGCAACGAACTGGGGGTAACTCCGGTTATTCATCCCGGTCTGCCGACGTCATATGCCTGGCACGCGCTACCGTTGCAGGATCGCGGCACGGTGCTGGGAGTGCTGGTGGTGTTTAGCGATCGCCCCGAGTTGCGCCTGGCCCCTGAGGATCGTGAACTGTTGCACTGGTTGGCCGGTGAAGCCGCGGGCATCGTCCATGTGGCCCTGCGCCACGAACGCGCCGTTGAGGAAGTGCGGCGACGCCAGGCCCTGAACCAGATTACCCGCCGCCTTACCTCCAGTCTCGATCCCGAGCGCGTCATCGAGCTGATCGTGGAACAGGCGCCGGTCTTGCTCGATGCCGAAGAGAGCAGCCTGTTGCTCCTCGATGAGCAAACCGGCGAACTTGAGTTCCGCTACGCGGCCGGCCCTGCCGGGCACCGGCTTCTAGGGCAGCGCCTGCCGGCGGGCAAGGGGGTGGCCGGTTACGTGGTCAGCAGCGGACAGCCAACCATCGTGAACGATACGCAGAGCGACGGCCGGTTTTACCGGGCGATGGATGGCGACAGCGGGTTTCAGACCCGTTCGATCCTGGCCGTGCCGTTGCATGGGATTGATGGGGTCAAGGGTGTGATCGAGGTGCTCAATCGCCACGACAACGCACCCTTCGTTGAGGACGACCGCGTCCTGCTGGAGGCGCTGGCCGATCACGCGATGATCGCCCTGGAGAACGCGCGGCGCTTTGCCTCGGTTGATCGCGCCCTCGCCCGGCGCGCCCAGGAGCTGGATCGCAGCAATGAACGTTTACGGGCCATTCTGCGCGCCTCGAATATGCTCCGCGTGGAGCAGCAGGCGGATGTGCTGGCCAGCCAGATTGCCGAGATTGTGAGCGCCAGTTCCGGCTTTCGGCTGGCAAGTGTGGCCCTCGTGCAGCGGCAGCGCACTACTGAGCCGGCACTGCGCCTCGCTGCGGTCGCTGGCTTTGCTAAGCCGTCGTCGGCGCCGTTCGTGACGCTGGCGCAGTTCAGCGCCCTCCTCCGCGCAGAGAACGCGCGGGGCAGTCTGACCTACTTGATCGAGGATGGAACCGGCGCCGAGCTCGAGCTGTGGCCATTTCCGACGCCGGTGAGCGCCGTCGCGGCTACGGCAGAGACGCCTCCCCGCGAAATCTGGCGGAACGGCGATGTGCTGGTCTGTCTGTTGCGGAATAGCCGTAACGAGTTGCTCGGCGCGCTGGCCCTTGGCGACCCTGAGGACGGTCTACGTCCCAGTCCCGAGCAGGTGCAGATCCTCGAGATCCTTGCTAACCAGGCCGCTTCGGCTATCGAGAACGCCTACCTGTACGCGGCCCAACAGCACAATCTGAGCCGCATGACTGCGCTCAACGGCTTCGCGCGCGCCCTGAGCACCACCCTGCGTTCGCCCCAGCAGATCCTTGCCCTTACCGCCAGCGGCATGCTGGAGATGAGCGGCGCCCGTTGGGCGACGGTCTTTCTGCCCGATCCTGCGGCTCCGGCGCTCGAACGGGCCTTTCATACCGGGGCGCCGTGCACCGCGGTTGCCGAGGCGGAACAGCTCGCGCGCCAGGCCAGCATGGCCCGCCGGCCCCTCAGCCGCCTGCCGGCCCCGGATCATGAGGGGATGCTGGCCGTGCCCCTGCGTGGCGCGGGAACCACCCTTGGCGCCATCTGCATCGGCTTCGAGGCCGGCCTGCCCGACACGGGCGATGTCGAAAGTCTGGCGCTCTTTGCCAGTCAGGCCGCTTCCGCGATTGATGGTCTGCATTTGCTCGCCCAGGTCCGTCGGGGCCACGATCAACTTGCCTCGATTATGGCTTCTACCCGCGAGGGTATGCTCCTGGTAGATGAGACCGGGCAGGTCGCCGTGGTCAATAGCGCGTTCTACCATCTGGCTTCTGTCGAGACGTGGGCCAGCGTTCCGACCGATCTGACAGGCATGCCCATGGCCGAGATTCTAGAGCGTTGGCAGGCGACGGCGCCGTTTCCGCCCCACGAGTTTGCGCTGCTGGCCGATGGCCTCGCCGCAGTGGCCGGCGGGCGTGACAGCTTTGTGGTGGGCCAGTTCAATGGCCCGGGGCCGGGCCTCCAGGCCCTGGAGTGGACGGTGCTGCGCGTAACCAATGAGGGAGATCTGGCGCATCGCGAAATGGCTGCACCTGGTCCAGGCTGGCCAATTCTCCTCACCGTGCGCGATATTACCGCGGCAAAAGTGGCCGAACGCTTGCGTCAGGATCTGGCCAGCATGATGGTTCACGATCTGCGTAGCCCGCTGACCAGCATCATTACCTCGATTGATATGATTCTCCGCGGCGTCGTTGGCGGAGTTTCGGATAAACAGCGCGAGATTCTGAAGATCTGTCTTGCCAGCGCGCAGAACCTGCTTAATTTGATCAGTATGCTGCTGGATATTAGCCGGCTCGAAGATGGCGCCATGCCGATCGAGTTGTCCAGCATAGAGGTCGCTCCTCTTGTCCAGCGGGCGTTGGAAACGGTTCGCCCCATCGCGCAGGACAAACGCATCACCATTGAGGTCCTGTGCGATCCTGACATGCCTCGCGTCTGCGCCGATGCGGAGTTGATCTTGCGTGTGTTGCAAAATCTTCTTGATAATGCGGTAAAATACAGCCCCGCCGACGAACGGGTGCTGCTCACTGTCAGCCTCCATGAGCCGTCGCTGGTGCGGTTTAGCATAAGGGATAATGGTATCGGCATTAAAGCAAGTGATCTGGAGACGATCTTTGTCAAGTTCGCGCAGGCCGGCAATCAGCGCCAGAAGGGCAGTGGTCTGGGTCTGACCTTCTGCAAGCTCGTGGTTGAGGCCCACGGCGGGCGGATCTGGGTTGAAAGCGCTCCCGGCAAGGGCAGCACGTTCCATTTTACGTTGCCTGTGGCGAGCAGGGACGATGTAGCGCATGCTTCAGACTCGGGTGTTCAGAGTTAA